TTTCTCACAAACTTCTGCCCGCACTTGAACGTTCTTTATAAGTTTACcatgcattattattaataaatataatttatgctcaaTATATTAGTTAATCAACTAGCTTCGATTACTTTGCAcacattaaatatgtatgttgggcttttagaaatataaatttggcTGGCCTTGGACCAATCTAATTTGCGCTGgcacatataaaaatttgtaatcaattttattagcGCTCTTATGCTATTTGGCAGCCATTGTgcgatttctttttttgcgcttGGTGCATTCGACATGCCAAAGAATTTGTGGATATTCTGTTTAAATACCGTAATGAAGTCTGCTTATACAATATAATGTACCGTGTTTGTGCTACGTGCCTTGGTTATGTTATTGCACGCTGATCCCAACATCCGTTTAGCTTCCGCCAGTGGCGACGAGGCGAAAACATGAGGGGCCAAAAAGGGTAGAAGGTAGACAccatggctggctggctggctggttgaaTGGCGGTAGACAGAGGAAACTGCCGGCAATGgctgtgtttttatttgtgccGGCAAATCTTAAACTTGTTTTACTGCTCGTTAGTGTTAGTCGGGCACAGCCAGTGAGCCAAGTCAGGCTCcatgccattgccattgccacccTATTGTTATAACACGTAACGCAAGCCAgtcagcagcatcaacatcagcatcaATTGGAGCATGAGCTTGAGGTGAGAGAagcagcaacgacgacgacgacatcGAGACACAGGCTAAAGTCTAAAGTCTGTGTTTGGCAAGCAGGCACTGGAGTACACTAAAAATAGTGCGCTCACCCCACCCCTGGCCGAGCTGGGAacagcttgtgtgtgtttatgcgTGTGCTAAGGTGCATGCTAAGTGCCATATCCTGGTCATGCTGCCACAGCCCGTCatgagagagtgaaagagagtgCAAAAAATggagcaactgctgctgctgctgctgctgcgttgggTAAATGTTTGTCCAGCATAATTGCGCTCAGTATGCAGTTTTGCAAGTTCCAGGAGCTGCCTTTAGgttttagctgcagcaagatattttttcaattttctttggCAAGCGCTGCGCTTTAAGGGGATTTGAAACTTGTTTACGTGGCGTATTAGTTATATTTACAGCGCATCAAAGGCAGCCCAGCAATTATAACGAAAGCTAcagctatgcaaattgttattgctcttgctgttattgttgttattgttgttgagcaGTATATTAATTACAACTTTAACAACTGCCAACGCTcagcataaataatacatattttgaAGCAAGGACGAAccacacagcacagcacagcacagccaGCAATTGTCACACAGCAATTGCTCGGCCAGGACAATTACAGTTACGTGTTTAACCATAATAATCTGCAACAGTTATTCgtgtaattaaacaaacaataaaatccCCAAACAGAGAGACTGGCCAAAGTCAAATCCGAATTTGTTCAAGCCACAAAAGTTGGTAACCACTTGGGCGCCATAGttgctgtgtttgttgttgttattgttgtttgttaaatgttatggctgcttgtattttaaatgGTTTAATCAACtattttagctgcaaattgttagAGTGTAGAAATTTTATAAGAGCGCGCTGCGTGTTTGCATCATAAAAGTTAATAAGATTTATATGTGTGGCCATAAgactcaattaaaatgcaatttggaattataattaatgaattctgtatatattgcatttatttatagttattgttatataattttgtatacaagTAGTGCGCGCGTAGAGTAGAGaagtatataataattaataattataactgTAAACACTAGCTCTATGCATAGTTTATGAAAAAGTGAgagcataaattatgcgctaAAATGCGCTACgccaaaaactatttaaacgattaagtatttgtttaagctttaaactaACTGCGGGTTAGCATGCCATTGATCATAATGTTGGCCAGAGCGTTGCGTCTCTTGCGCCACGCCCCCATGCCCTGGGCGTGGTACTGCAGCTGTGTATACCATTGCTTGGTGCGTACGCCATCCTCAGcctaacacaaaaaaaaaggcaaaaaatgtagaaaatttacaaaaatatatgcaaaaagcttttagttatatatattttttgattgacTTGCGCCATTTTGACAGCCACcaagtgtgcatgtgtatgtctgtgtgtgtgtgtgtgcgcagttGCGCGTAACTAAACgtttcaatttatgcagcatatCGCTGCTACAAATGTTAACACTGTCCACATTTTGTTGCGCTTGGCTGCTTTGGCTcgtttcttttcgttttttttgttgaatttcaataaatgtcATTCATTTTGGCAGCCGCGCTTTACGTGCGTGTAAAGCCAAAAGTAGACTAGGCTTAACGCTTTTGCGTTTGAGTTAGATTTTGTCTGCTGGCGataaaaaaggcagcaaaaattcCAAGAAAATCTGTGACGCTGAAAAGCGTGCTACAAAAATTTGACTTGCACAAGCGgcttaaaaagtttaaaaaaattgctaagctAAACGCTTTTAAAGCcttgaaattaattcattttgattgttgctgctgctaattgtcTTGTGTGTAGTTTATTAAGCGTCTGAGCTTTGGCGCAGAGCACTGCGCAAAAACTAACGAAGCCCAAACATGGCTCGGTGTGCAGTCAAAAGGCAAACGGCTCTAATTCAAAAGCCAACTGAACTGGCACACACGGCAAACTTGCACTGAAACGAAACGGATGTTcagcacccaaaaaaaaaagggccaaaacaaaaggcagTTGCCAGCTGGCCTGCCtattggctgtgtgtgtgtgtgtgtgtgtggtacgTATCGAGAGAGAGACTATGACTACTCACTTTGAATATGAATGTGTCCTTCGATGAAATTTCCTGCACTTCGAAATAATCATCCCAATCCGCTTCGCTGCACACAACACATCTGTCCAGATATAATGGCTCCCGTATCAGCGTATAGCGTCCGCATTTCTCcttcaccagcagcagcgaggccTCTCGTATGCCCGTGTGCTTCGGGAAATTCAGTTTATCCGACATGGCCTTCTCTGCCCTATAATTGGCACTTGGCtgtgtatatatttgatagaaaaaaacgagagagagagagagaaaatagagaaaattgtgtaaagcgaaactaaacaaaattacaactgcaaaatgtgtgtgtgtgtagatagATAACGCGAGTGCACAAAGCATGTCAGGCAAGGCAACTGCCGCAGGAAGCGGCAAGGATATATAGCACAATCAGCAAGTGTAAGGGCAGAGGCAGAGTGAAGCTCATTCTTGAATTGAGCAATTGTCGGCTGAGgctttggcaaaaatttagaGCACACACTAcggcgcataaaaaaaaaacgaacaaaCGAACGAACTGAACCAAACAAGTGACATACGCACTGCGTCCAGCAGCACATGTGGAGCCACCCACTAACACCCACCTAGCCAGCCTCATGCCTTTTAGCCATTTGCTAGCACTCTGGCTGTCACTTGATGCGAAtggtttttcttgtttttgcttgGCAACGAGCGCACAactcgtttttgtttttaggcagcagcagaagcagcagcaacagcagcagagataGTTGCTTGGATAAGCACTTTTCATTAGAAGCAGAGCTGGCGCCCATTTCCGTTGCCAGCACTGATTTGTTGAAATCTTTTATCTGCAAACGGTAAACCTGACCTGACATCGAACTGAATcagcaacagagagagagagagagagagagagagagagagcgagagcgagggTGTGAGCCTGGCTAAGGCTATTAGCTGCAAGTGCCGCTCGCTAATTGCCCTCACCTCATGTCAAACGGCTCTGCCTGAATCACATTGGCGCGCATTGCTTGTCGCTTGTCGCTTGTCGCCTGTCAAACGTGAccagcaagcagcgcacaaaaagtGATGGAAAAAAAGGCACAAGCGACTCGGCTCGGCAACTTGTTAACTAGTGTAATGGCAATTGTTGAATGCGAAAAATGTTTAagtcgctgctttggcttCTAGTTTGAATTTCTAGTGAATTTTGCAATAGATTTTCGTTTGACTGCTGCTTACCTTGCCATTGGTCACGAGCAGCGCATTGACGGGCGTCAGTTTGATAGTGCGCGCCTTCTTCCAGTTGCTGTCGGTGGGCTGAGTGAGCAGCAGTTTGCCTTCCATGGCAAAGCGCACCTCATCATGATTCCATTCGAGTATGTCGATGGCCATTTTGCGCAGCTTGATGTTTATCATATCAATTTCGCAGGATGCGCGTCGATTGGGGCTGGAGCTGCTGATGCGGCGCCAGAGCTTGGTGGGCACATCCTTGGCCTCCTGGTTGATGTGattcaaatgcaattcaattttctcCTGTGCCTGCTTCAGCAGCTCACGCCCATCCAAATGTGCAGGCGTCACCTTATAAAGCCGAGCCAGCAGCAAAGGATATTTGGTCACTCGTTGCACGGGCACCTAAGAGCAAACATTAAAGtcaagccataaaaataataaaacagcaGCGCCACTCACCATCAAAAAGGAGTTGAGATTCATGCGACGCAGCACGGCGTTCTCCATTTGCGAGACTTTCAGGaaaatgcgcagcagctccTTCTCCTTTTCGAgattggccagcagcagactGGCGCCCGCCTGGCGCACACAGTAGCTCTCAAAGGCGTGCAGCATTTGCGTAAAGTCCAGAAAGATGCGTCCAATGTTCACGGTCAACAGATCATCGTCACCCTGCTCCAGTGCTATATCCAAAGCGTCCCGCATGCGCTCGGCCAGCGTTTGATTGTTCTCGAGCAAGTCTTCCGTGTTCAAGAAGATTGCAGAGAGCTGCTCCTGCGTCAGCAAGCCAGCCACCAGCATGGGATGGCAGAACTCCTCCAATATAATTTGCAAATCGCGTCCGTATTTCTCCTCCGTTTCCACAATCTCGGTAATGATTTCCTTGCGCTCCACGCGCTTCTTGCCGCACTTGCGACACACAAGCGGAGCGAACAGCACGCCCGTCTCGCTTAGCTGCGTCTCCACAGCGCCATCGCAATCCTCGCACAGATGCAAAGGACTCACAGCCGGCTGATACTTGCTGCGTGAGCTTTTGCTTGTCTCCGAGCCCACGCCGGAGTCTTGACGCTCCACATCGCTGCCGCTCTTGCCGCAGATGAAATTATGCGGTGGTGGCGATAGCGAGTGCATATTGCTGTGCCCCTCATCTGAGATGCAGCTGACACGCTTGTCCAGCTCGCTTAGCGTATCGCTGGCTTCCTCTTCGATAATCTTGGGATTGTTGCTATAGTCGAAGCTTTCTTCGCGTGCCAGTCCACGCTCCTTGGCGTCCACTAAATAGGACAATATGTCGTATTTACTGGCGCCTTCGAATATAGAACGCGCCGACTTTTTATCCAGCTCAGCATCGTTAAGCGGCGGCGCTGttagcggcagcggcggcggcacttCATTGATTTCCTCATAAATGGGATCGCCATTGTGTCTGATGGATTCATAATGATGCTCCGCCTCCACATGCGCTGACTGCTCAATCTCCGCCAGCGTAGCATCCACCAGCAGCTGATAGAACTTGGCGCGCGTGCCTGCATCTGTTTCCGCTGGCTTCACCTGCTGCTCCTCTTCGATTGTGCCCGCTGCTGTGAGCTCACTCGAGCAGCTCTGATAGCAATCGGATTCATTAGCATTGGCCTCAAAGTCAAACAGCTCGTAGTTGTGGGCGGAGGCAAAGCTATTGGCGGAACTAATGCTGCCGCGCTGCGACAGTCGATCCTCCTCTTTGGTGCTGCTGTGCCGCTCAAGACGCACGCGCTGCAGCGAAACGTTAATCAAACGATTCATATCGTCGTGATCTTTGGTGCCGCTCATGTCCACGCCCTGGCGCGTCTGCTGCAAACGCTGCAGCGAATGTTCGATAAGCTCAGCTACAGTATCGGTCTCCAGGCCATCGGCCAGTTGAGCCAGCATGggatccagcagcagcttggctatGAAACTGGACTCCAGCGGCGGCTTGGCCAGCGCGCAAACATGCGGCACTAGATTGAGCTTCACAGCTTCGACCGGATTGCGCAGAATCTTCAGCAGCTCCGACTCATGCGCCACTAAAGGCGGCGTAGGGCTGGCGCAGGGCGTGGCAGGCGTTGCGCTTATGCTGGGCGTATTTATGGGCGTGCTGCTGGTTAACTTGCTGCTGCccgtttgctgcttgccatcAAAGTCCAGTCTGATGAGCGTGCGTGCGCGTCCGcttgagctgttgctgctggccgtGGAGTTGCTGGAGCTGCTCGAGTTGCAGCTCGCTGAGCGCTGCAAGTTCACGCCATTCGGTTCGCTGCTGCGTATGGGAATAATCGCGCCCAGCTGACTGTTGAGCAGATTATGCGCGCGCTCCTCGGCGCTGCCGCTGACGTTGATGCAAACGCTGGTGCTGCTTTGGCTATTCACCACCACCGAGGATTGGTACAAAGGTTGCGCTGCATCGGCGCTGAGATTCATGGTTGAGTAACAATCGTCGCCGTTAATCAATATCGATGTCTTCTTGGGCGCCACATCCTGCTCCTCGCGACGTCTATCACTGGCACACCTCAAGACCACATTGTGCTCCGACTGCAGCTCAGCGGCTGTTGCCTCACTGTGCGATATCTTCAGGCGATGCACCTCGCTGCTCTTGTTAAAGGGCGCCACTCGCACTACggtgcgttgttgttgctgctgctgctggcttgacTTATTGATTTGCTGCGGCTTTGGTTGCTCTGCTAATCCgtttgtggttgctgctgcttgctttgctgttgctgttgctgctgctgttgctggtggcggcggtggAGGCTCTGTGGGTCGCTTTTGAAATAAATCTCTCGAGTCGTTGCGGTTACTTTTTATGCGCAGCGCCATTGTGtccttaaaatttaaaatgacaGTCTGTGGCGACTCCTCATCCTCCTGCCTCTTCTCGCTCCTCTTCAGCTGCGGCTGTCCAGGCAGCGGCCTCGTCGTCTCGCTGGCAGACAAATGCCTTTCACTGTGCGCGCGTCTGATGGGATTTCGCGATTGTGTCGCTTGTGCTGCACGCTTTTGACTTGCCCGCGGCTTGGCTCTTtgctccaactccagctcctTCATCTGTGTCTTGCCGCTTACTTTCGTTTCGtcttcaagctgctgctgctgctgtttcttaTCCTccgtctgttgctgctgctgctccttgtcgtcgtcgccgtcattgttgctgttgctattgctgctgctgctttcgttGTGCTCGTCATCATCGTCATAATCGCgatttgctgctgtcgtcttTTGGGctgacgccgctgctgctgcggctgttgctgctgctgttgttgttgtgcctgcAAAACAGTAGATGGGTAAATGTTGAGTGGCAAGTGGTGAATCGCGTGTCGCAGCTagcaaaatgttgcttttgtaaAAGTAAATCTCAGACAGCACAGCCAAACCAaatgcttcacacacacacacacagacacagacacatatacaGTTACAACTAAGCAAAGGCCTTGAAAAGGCGCAACCAGGCTGaatgactggctggctggctggctggctggctgggacTTGGTACTGCCAGTGTTGAGTACTTTAGCGAGTTTATGCTTCAGGCTTGtctatatagtacatatatgtTTGGGTCTGAGTCTTAACGCTGTGTAAGTTACATGTAAGCGATACTGCTGCAAAAACAGTTACAAGTGGTATCTTAAATTGCAATAGCAGCTAGGCCAAAGTAAAGTTTCTATATAGCACATTAAAGTACTTAAAGATTTTAAGTGTCTGGATTATgtataataaagaaaaagagTTCTTTACTATAATTTGAATAGATGTGTTAAGAAATATGATTGAGATTTAATCGAAATATGAAGATTGTAAGTATAGTTATGTAACAGAagagagaagaagaagaagcgaaCACTTGCAGTGCTACTTTCGTGGCATTTGCTTGAGTTTTGACTGAGTTAGGGAGATTGGCAGATGAATAATTTTGGAGTACCCAAGTGTTACTAgaaattcaatgaaaatgTCATGGAATTTGATTGAGACTTGATCGAAGACTCATTAGAATTGTATGCCTAAGGAAGAGAAGAAGAAGTTGAGTTTGTTGGTTGAGTTTTGAGTGACTTATGTAGTCTgtagtataaataatttaagggATCCAAAGAATCACTTGAATTTCAATGAAAGCGTCATAGAATTTGATTGAGATTCGATCGAAGATTTATAAGAATTGTATGCCTTAAAAATAGCAGAAGAAGTTGGTTTAGTTAGTTGAGTTTTGACTGAGTTATGTAGTCTGGCAGTtaagtataaacaattttagagTTGgcattgtataaaatatatatcaaataacaATATAAACGGTCTGTTGCTTGAAAGAAagtaaactatatatataaaagctataATAACAAGCCACGTCTAATGAATTTTGATTGAGTTTTGTTGCTGAGACTTTTAAACGCCAACAAGAGTTAGTGTTAAATCAAGTGAATAGCACAAAGTTTGTTTCGTAgcaacttgaaataaattttggccatttttagacatttttgttttttgggtaGCACACTCGATGGCTTTATGCATGCAGATTTATGCGCCTGTCGCAGCAAATAGTAAACGCGAGTAGTTAACTGAGAGTTGC
The DNA window shown above is from Drosophila busckii strain San Diego stock center, stock number 13000-0081.31 chromosome 3L, ASM1175060v1, whole genome shotgun sequence and carries:
- the LOC108600374 gene encoding AF4/FMR2 family member 4, whose translation is MYDKSKKSWSQRLKLSSDSKHATIATVAGMQAMQLQQLQQQQQHHQQQHQQHLLQQHHHHHLQHLAYQLPPPPAAPPPGYEFLPSALSRSMKYAEPWIYGTVRGIPARHSYGYGHPHAAAIFAAENGGEHQGQATALAIVICSCVEYLNGTKRDVKKASVCKKCKGSRLPLATIGAGGTLRLPAPAAASAATSLRQRPMAATMRVVSASKKSRPTILDPQKDPYDLMRRTRLLSPEPSAESSTTAGAKDAKSRPAANTASNMQRGRSRTRAPAPAPAVKQPSSKAATPTPEPADCWLMEDNESLLQCSGLVSSSSGSNSRRSILRCNVNPYELISVESAKQTTAKAKAKAKATNDDDDFDVADAQLAEDEPLEDASAFYNNNKVAAIAGQRISLGREEQQHSELTDSSDNYERIVIAVETATPTPATATAKPMPRSKKCIEPLNLTPATATVAAVDGAATVVADYTMLTVTPTTPSIKSILKRPTTLELPAANLPIADNAATTATAATPLTPSGNSQFYIPTPTASAVSTPTSGLGSARKKVQFMVEDKIIAIAAAATATTDDSDDVAAVTEETTTAAVTANYEYYERKRNAAAQQELAQQQQQEQQQLPTLLALATDVDDEHNFTASVPAAETTTTTTTTLSTHYEDVLPTVHQIFDNSNGSSSSSNSATDVSQVAAISANSIAADAASAKLLLSPLSSSHAGSTATTTQTGATQPHVTANVVSALASGTTTTAAATAAAAAASAQKTTAANRDYDDDDEHNESSSSNSNSNNDGDDDKEQQQQQTEDKKQQQQQLEDETKVSGKTQMKELELEQRAKPRASQKRAAQATQSRNPIRRAHSERHLSASETTRPLPGQPQLKRSEKRQEDEESPQTVILNFKDTMALRIKSNRNDSRDLFQKRPTEPPPPPPATAAATATAKQAAATTNGLAEQPKPQQINKSSQQQQQQQRTVVRVAPFNKSSEVHRLKISHSEATAAELQSEHNVVLRCASDRRREEQDVAPKKTSILINGDDCYSTMNLSADAAQPLYQSSVVVNSQSSTSVCINVSGSAEERAHNLLNSQLGAIIPIRSSEPNGVNLQRSASCNSSSSSNSTASSNSSSGRARTLIRLDFDGKQQTGSSKLTSSTPINTPSISATPATPCASPTPPLVAHESELLKILRNPVEAVKLNLVPHVCALAKPPLESSFIAKLLLDPMLAQLADGLETDTVAELIEHSLQRLQQTRQGVDMSGTKDHDDMNRLINVSLQRVRLERHSSTKEEDRLSQRGSISSANSFASAHNYELFDFEANANESDCYQSCSSELTAAGTIEEEQQVKPAETDAGTRAKFYQLLVDATLAEIEQSAHVEAEHHYESIRHNGDPIYEEINEVPPPLPLTAPPLNDAELDKKSARSIFEGASKYDILSYLVDAKERGLAREESFDYSNNPKIIEEEASDTLSELDKRVSCISDEGHSNMHSLSPPPHNFICGKSGSDVERQDSGVGSETSKSSRSKYQPAVSPLHLCEDCDGAVETQLSETGVLFAPLVCRKCGKKRVERKEIITEIVETEEKYGRDLQIILEEFCHPMLVAGLLTQEQLSAIFLNTEDLLENNQTLAERMRDALDIALEQGDDDLLTVNIGRIFLDFTQMLHAFESYCVRQAGASLLLANLEKEKELLRIFLKVSQMENAVLRRMNLNSFLMVPVQRVTKYPLLLARLYKVTPAHLDGRELLKQAQEKIELHLNHINQEAKDVPTKLWRRISSSSPNRRASCEIDMINIKLRKMAIDILEWNHDEVRFAMEGKLLLTQPTDSNWKKARTIKLTPVNALLVTNGKPSANYRAEKAMSDKLNFPKHTGIREASLLLVKEKCGRYTLIREPLYLDRCVVCSEADWDDYFEVQEISSKDTFIFKAEDGVRTKQWYTQLQYHAQGMGAWRKRRNALANIMINGMLTRS